CAACCGGCAATTTTGACGGGTTTTGGCCGGGCCTGCCAGCCACGGGCGAGATGCACCAGAAGCGAGGCCGCAACGCTCGATCCGCCGATCCAGCCCAGGTCGGTCGGCGAAAGGGTGGCCAGCACCGCGCCACCCAGCGCCCCGCCGATGGCGAAGCCGAGATACATGGCGGAGGCGTTGAGCGACAGCGCGATCATCGAAGCCTGCGGCTCGATCCGGATGATGCTGGCGATCTGGGCCGGATAGAACGCCCAGCCAGAGAGGCCCCAGAGGAAGATCGTGCCGAGCACCGCGTAATGCGCCTGTCCGGGCATCAGCTTCAAGACCAGCGAATGCAGGATGAGGGCGCTCGCCATGCCCGCAAGTCCGAGGGCGGCGGTCGTAAGCGTTCCGAGCCGGTCGGCCAGGGTGCCGCCGAGCATGTTCCCGATCGCGGCCGCGCCGCCGAACACCAGCAGGGCAAGGCTGATCTGCGAGGCATCGAAGCCGAGCCCACGCAGCGGGACCGCGAAATAGGTGAACACGGTGAAGCCGCCGAGCGCCCATAGGATCGTGATCACAAGCGCGGTCACGACATGGCCGTGACGCGCCACCGCCAGCCGTTCGCCGAGCGAAGCCGTGTTGCGGGGCAAGCCGCGGGGCAGGCCGAACAGGAGGGCGACGAGCGCGATCGCGCCGATCAGGGCAACCATGGCAAAGGTCGCGCGCCAGCCGAACAGGCTGCCGACGAGATTGCCGATAGGGACGCCGATGACGGTCGCGACCGTCAGGCCCGAGGTCACCAGCGCCACGGCGCGGCCGCGCCGTTCGGGCGAGGCGATCGCGACCGACACGGCGAGCGCCGTCGGCATGCACAGGCCGGACCCCAGTGCCATCAGCATCCGCGAAGCCAGCAGCAGGGCATAGTTGGATGCCATCATGGCCGCGAGATTGCCGGCGATGAAGGTGGACAGTGCCAGCGCCAGCACGGTACGGCGGTCGATGTTGTTCAGCGACACCGCCAGGATCGGCGAGCCCACGGCGTAGGTGAGGGCGTAGGCGGTGACCAATTGCCCGGCGGCCGAGACCGAAATCGAAAGGTCATTGGCGATCGATGGCAAAAGACCAGCAATCACAAAGCCTTCGGTGCCAATCGAAAAAGCTGCCAGGGCCAGCCAGAACACGCTCATTGGACAATATCCCTATGTTCAACGTTTATTGAACTATTGAATGTGATGCTCCATAAGTCAATTGGTTCAAGAACTATTGAACATTGCAGCCGTATCGCTATGATCTGGGGATCATGAGCCGCACGCCTCTCCACCCCACCCGCGAGCAGATCGAGCTGCCGATGGTTTTGGATTGCCTCAGCGATCCGATCCGACTGGCGATCGTCTACCAGCTCGCCCAGCAGGAACGTGTCAGCAGTGAGCTCCGCTGCGGCGAGTTCTACAGCCTCGCCGGCAAGTCGAACCTCGCCTACCATTTCGCCAAGCTGCGCGAATGCGGCGTCATACAGACGCGCGTGGCCGGCACCAACCGCTTCATGCGGCTGCGCCGCGAGGATCTGGACGCGCGTTTTCCAGGCCTGCTCGATGCAGTGATCAAATCCGCGAGCAAGGATGCGGAGCGGCTTCGGCTGTCGACGGATGTGGTTGAGGCAGACTGAGGTTTTCGCGGGCAGTCCGTCTACGCTTCCGCTGCGCTCCAGCTACGCCGGACACGCTTCGCCCCTTCGGGTCTTGCGTGGCTGCGCCACGCCCGGCTTCGCCCTTCGGGCTTCGCCGCGGCAGCCTCGCTACGACAGGGCTTGCCGAGCCGAAGCTGGCGCAGCCAGCGAAGGCTGGAGACCCGGCCTGGATTTGAACCAGGATGAAGAGCGTTGCACCGCCCTCGCGTAGACGCTTCCGCCACCGGGCCACGGCGATCATGTCCGATTGCAGTGCGACAAGCCACAACGGCTAATTGTTATGCTTAACGAACCAGAGGCGGCCGCGCGATGAAGGTCATGCGCCAGCGATTATGGCCGATATTGGTATGGGCGCGCTGGACCGCGAAGCCCGCTGCTCTCAGCCTGCCGGTGATCTCCTCCTCGCTGTAGCGCTGCAGTCCGATGCGCGTGCGCAGATGACGGTAATCGGACAGCGCGGTGCTGATCAGCCCGACCAGCGCGTCCTTCAGGAAACCGTGGCGGAGGCCGAAGCCGAGCAGCGCCATGACGTCCCTGACCATGCCGACATTGGGCTGGAGGATGTCGCCGAGCACCAGCTTGCCGGAAGGCGTCAGCAATCGCCTGATGTTGCGGAGCGCGGCATCAAGCTCGTCCGGCGCCATGTATTGCGCGACCGAGTTCATCACGACGAGGTCGATCGACTGGTCCTGCATGTTGCGGACGTCGTCGAGCGAGCGGACGCGGATCTTCGTGTTCGGGGCAAACCGCGCGATCAGCCGGCCGCGCACGCCGGGGGCGGGCTCGGCGAGAATCAGCTTCCCGCAAGCCGATGCCACCTGGCTCGCCGACAGCGCTTCGCCACATGCATAGTCCAGCACCGTCGCATCCGGCGAGGAGATGTAGCCGATGATGTCCCGCGCGATGATCTGGAAGTGCAAGTCGCGATGCAGCTTGCTGACATAGATCGTGTGCGTCGAGTCGTAATAATCGATCCAATCGTCCATGGTATCCCGCCCGGCGGTTCCTGTCCTGGAACCGCGCTGCCCGCCTTGCGTTAGGGGTGCGACGGCGCGCCGTCAATGTCCGCGTCCTAACAGGAAGGTCCCCCGTGAGCAAAACCAGCAACAAGGTCTCGCCCGATCTCGATACCCCCACCGATCTGTCGCCCGACGGGGTCAAAAAGGTCTCGGAAGCGCTCAACGTGCTTCTGGCCGACGCGTTTGCGCTGTATCTGAAGACCAAGAATTTCCATTGGCACGTCAGCGGCCGGCACTTCCGCGACTACCATCTGTTGCTCGACGAGCAGTCCGACCAGATCTTCGCCACCACCGACCAGCTCGCCGAGCGCGTCCGCAAGATCGGCGGCACCACGCTGAAGTCGATCAGCCAGGTCGCAAAGCTCCAGACCATCAAGGACAACAACGAGGAATACGTCCCGCCGCGCGAGATGCTGCGCGAGCTGATG
The sequence above is drawn from the Bradyrhizobium amphicarpaeae genome and encodes:
- a CDS encoding MFS transporter, which codes for MSVFWLALAAFSIGTEGFVIAGLLPSIANDLSISVSAAGQLVTAYALTYAVGSPILAVSLNNIDRRTVLALALSTFIAGNLAAMMASNYALLLASRMLMALGSGLCMPTALAVSVAIASPERRGRAVALVTSGLTVATVIGVPIGNLVGSLFGWRATFAMVALIGAIALVALLFGLPRGLPRNTASLGERLAVARHGHVVTALVITILWALGGFTVFTYFAVPLRGLGFDASQISLALLVFGGAAAIGNMLGGTLADRLGTLTTAALGLAGMASALILHSLVLKLMPGQAHYAVLGTIFLWGLSGWAFYPAQIASIIRIEPQASMIALSLNASAMYLGFAIGGALGGAVLATLSPTDLGWIGGSSVAASLLVHLARGWQARPKPVKIAG
- a CDS encoding ArsR/SmtB family transcription factor, which translates into the protein MSRTPLHPTREQIELPMVLDCLSDPIRLAIVYQLAQQERVSSELRCGEFYSLAGKSNLAYHFAKLRECGVIQTRVAGTNRFMRLRREDLDARFPGLLDAVIKSASKDAERLRLSTDVVEAD
- a CDS encoding class I SAM-dependent methyltransferase, giving the protein MDDWIDYYDSTHTIYVSKLHRDLHFQIIARDIIGYISSPDATVLDYACGEALSASQVASACGKLILAEPAPGVRGRLIARFAPNTKIRVRSLDDVRNMQDQSIDLVVMNSVAQYMAPDELDAALRNIRRLLTPSGKLVLGDILQPNVGMVRDVMALLGFGLRHGFLKDALVGLISTALSDYRHLRTRIGLQRYSEEEITGRLRAAGFAVQRAHTNIGHNRWRMTFIARPPLVR
- a CDS encoding Dps family protein, giving the protein MSKTSNKVSPDLDTPTDLSPDGVKKVSEALNVLLADAFALYLKTKNFHWHVSGRHFRDYHLLLDEQSDQIFATTDQLAERVRKIGGTTLKSISQVAKLQTIKDNNEEYVPPREMLRELMQDNKHVAAAMRKAHDVCDKAEDVASASLLENFIDETERRTWFLFEATRQEGGNEA